One segment of Danaus plexippus chromosome 10, MEX_DaPlex, whole genome shotgun sequence DNA contains the following:
- the LOC116766778 gene encoding carbonic anhydrase 1 isoform X2, with amino-acid sequence MGINAEQISKLRASQSPIAISLQRCPTWSSLDPLVFKGYWDNNSNGILVNTGQTAYFTFDTPSRPRLSGGPLIGEYIFEQMHFHWSVDDFTGCEHVLDGHGYAAECHLVHYNSKYQSLEAAVPHADGLAVVGYLLEAVDAPNPNFDMFIEGLEQIKKPDHSVALSAESLAWMNREDVTNGSYVTYKGSLTTPPYGECVTWIIYEKAVQIGSEQLGLLRQLEGADSVPIERNVRPTQRHPPGHSVIYVKQVKSKL; translated from the exons ctGAACAAATATCAAAGCTCAGAGCATCACAGTCGCCGATTGCAATTTCACTCCAACGATGCCCCACTTGGTCCTCTTTAGATCCTCTAGTATTTAAAGGATATTGGGACAATAATTCCAATGGCATTCTTGTCAATACTGGACAAACAG CTTATTTTACATTCGACACACCGTCTCGACCGCGACTGAGCGGAGGTCCACTTATtggtgaatatatttttgaacaaatGCACTTCCACTGGTCGGTTGATGATTTCACAGGATGCGAACATGTCCTTGACGGTCACGG TTACGCTGCGGAGTGCCACCTTGTACATTACAATAGCAAATACCAGTCACTCGAGGCAGCTGTGCCTCACGCAGATGGTTTGGCTGTAGTTGGATATTTATTGGAAGCAGTCGATGCACCGAACCCGAACTTTGATATGTTCATTGAGGGCTTGGAACAGATTAAGAAACCGGACCACAGTGTTGCTCTATCAGCag aGTCTTTGGCTTGGATGAACAGAGAGGATGTGACCAACGGTAGCTACGTCACTTACAAAGGATCTTTGACAACGCCACCTTATGGAGAATGTGTCACGTGGATCATTTACGAGAAAGCAGTACAAATTGGTAGCGAACAG CTGGGGCTTTTAAGACAATTGGAAGGAGCAGACAGTGTACCAATTGAGAGAAATGTGAGGCCTACACAGCGGCATCCACCAGGACATTctgttatatatgttaaacaagTAAAGTCGAAGCTGTGA
- the LOC116766840 gene encoding tyrosine kinase receptor Cad96Ca isoform X1 has protein sequence MKIKMLLIIGIIYGCFSTVSPQLPPGFSLPAITHVDRNWFVMSNDPIGSVVTKVYSDRTGTQNVKYGLETFGPPTPFKIDPVSGIVTVNDTLKDKENRTYSLWVTAFDGSSIPQRTEVIASITDKSGFRPNVPRPPPFAIPNYPTVPMPPKFPRPSQSTQLTETQTEKTVLDTTTAMISTTIPLEKEQDNEKRDRIQNEENKKNITKLAVEETSMGTDMPLTVIPLIAIGGLVIIVAGVIIFVWKKNSVNAKIKKDDMSKDSSGIVLQDATMNLWDRPRAYSNRYESWDSNHLQASEETTISKEEPRDAWEFPRHRLRIFNIVGEGAFGQVWRAQAIDIDGKKGEQTVAVKTLKENASEKEKADLLQELNVMKNLGTHPNVVRLIACCTDMEPTLVIMEFVSLGKLQQFLRDSRAERHYGNTHGGSQFLTSRDLTHFAFQVARGMDFLSSKGIIHRDLAARNVLINDERTCKVADFGFARDIGGTHVYERKSDGRLPIRWMAPESLYDDIFSVKSDIWSFGVLLWEIVTLGSTPYPGLSAGDVMKKVREGHRLEKPEHCRRELYNIMYYCWEEDPTSRPDFKEVVEMLEKLLCTEMDYIELERFPDHSYYNVQHLDGEKL, from the exons atgaaaattaaaatgcttCTTATCATTGGAATTATATATGGATGTTTTTCAACAG TGTCTCCACAATTACCACCTGGATTCAGTTTACCGGCCATCACTCATGTAGACCGTAATTGGTTTGTCATGTCCAATGACCCCATCGGTTCTGTGGTTACAAAAGTTTATAGTGATCGTACTGGAacacaaaatgtaaaatacgGTTTGGAGACTTTTGGGCCTCCAACTCCTTTTAAAATTGATCCCGTTTCCGGTATAGTTACTGTCAATGATACTTTAAAAGACAAg GAAAACCGAACTTATTCACTATGGGTAACGGCATTCGATGGTTCATCAATACCTCAGCGGACAGAAGTTATAGCCTCTATTACAGATAAATCTGGTTTTCGACCCAATGTACCCCGACCGCCACCCTTTGCTATTCCCAATTATCCTACCGTTCCAATGCCACCAAAATTTCCTAGACCTTCACAAAGTACTCAACTAACAGAGACACAAACTGAAAAAACAGTACTTGACACAACTACGGCAATGATCTCAACAACAATACCATTAGAAAAAGAACAAGATAATGAAAAGAGAGATAGAATACAAAatgaagaaaacaaaaaaaatattactaaactGGCAGTCGAAGAGACTTCGATGGGAACTGATATGCCTTTAACGGTTATACCTCTTATAGCTATTGGTGGATTAGTTATAATTGTCGCTggagtaataatatttgtttggaAAAAGAACAGTGTTAATGCGAAGATAAAAAAGGATGACATG AGCAAAGACTCAAGTGGCATCGTGTTACAAGACGCAACTATGAACTTATGGGACCGTCCCCGTGCATATTCTAATCGTTACGAATCCTGGGATAGCAACCACTTACAG gcaTCTGAAGAGACAACAATCAGCAAAGAAGAGCCTCGGGATGCTTGGGAATTTCCGCGACATCGCCTtaggatatttaatattgtcggCGAAGGTGCCTTTGGTCAAGTATGGAGAGCCCAGGCCATTGATATTGATG GTAAGAAAGGAGAGCAAACGGTGGCTGTGAAAACACTCAAAGAAAATGCATCAGAAAAAGAAAAGGCAGATTTATTACAAGAATTGAATGTGATGAAGAATTTGGGAACACATCCCAATGTCGTTCGTCTCATAGCTTGTTGTACAGATATG GAACCAACCCTTGTGATAATGGAATTTGTGAGTTTGGGTAAGCTTCAACAATTCCTTCGAGATTCTCGCGCTGAGCGTCACTACGGAAATACTCACGGGGGTAGCCAATTTCTGACGTCACGGGATTTAACGCATTTCGCCTTCCAAGTAGCGAGGGGCATGGACTTTTTGAGTTCCAAAGGG ATCATACACAGAGATTTAGCGGCGCGTAACGTACTGATTAACGACGAAAGAACGTGCAAGGTTGCAGACTTTGGTTTCGCTAGAGACATCGGTGGCACCCACGTGTATGAAAGGAAAAGTGATGGACGCTTACCTATTAG ATGGATGGCACCAGAGTCACTGTACGATGATATATTTAGTGTTAAGTCAGATATATGGAGCTTTGGTGTCCTTCTTTGGGAGATTGTGACGCTAGGCTCGACTCCTTATCCTGGTTTGTCCGCAGGGGATGTTATGAAAAaa GTACGAGAAGGTCATCGCTTAGAAAAGCCAGAACATTGTAGAAGagaattatacaatataatgtattactGTTGGGAAGAAGACCCAACATCACGGCCTGACTTCAAAGAGGTTGTTGAAATGTTAGAAAAGTTATTATGTACTGAAATGGACTATATAGAACTTGAAAGATTTCCTGACCACTCCTATTATAATGTTCAACATTTGGATGGAGAAaagttgtaa
- the LOC116766778 gene encoding carbonic anhydrase 1 isoform X1, with protein MRSKYISLKVSASNTVASDAEQISKLRASQSPIAISLQRCPTWSSLDPLVFKGYWDNNSNGILVNTGQTAYFTFDTPSRPRLSGGPLIGEYIFEQMHFHWSVDDFTGCEHVLDGHGYAAECHLVHYNSKYQSLEAAVPHADGLAVVGYLLEAVDAPNPNFDMFIEGLEQIKKPDHSVALSAESLAWMNREDVTNGSYVTYKGSLTTPPYGECVTWIIYEKAVQIGSEQLGLLRQLEGADSVPIERNVRPTQRHPPGHSVIYVKQVKSKL; from the exons ctGAACAAATATCAAAGCTCAGAGCATCACAGTCGCCGATTGCAATTTCACTCCAACGATGCCCCACTTGGTCCTCTTTAGATCCTCTAGTATTTAAAGGATATTGGGACAATAATTCCAATGGCATTCTTGTCAATACTGGACAAACAG CTTATTTTACATTCGACACACCGTCTCGACCGCGACTGAGCGGAGGTCCACTTATtggtgaatatatttttgaacaaatGCACTTCCACTGGTCGGTTGATGATTTCACAGGATGCGAACATGTCCTTGACGGTCACGG TTACGCTGCGGAGTGCCACCTTGTACATTACAATAGCAAATACCAGTCACTCGAGGCAGCTGTGCCTCACGCAGATGGTTTGGCTGTAGTTGGATATTTATTGGAAGCAGTCGATGCACCGAACCCGAACTTTGATATGTTCATTGAGGGCTTGGAACAGATTAAGAAACCGGACCACAGTGTTGCTCTATCAGCag aGTCTTTGGCTTGGATGAACAGAGAGGATGTGACCAACGGTAGCTACGTCACTTACAAAGGATCTTTGACAACGCCACCTTATGGAGAATGTGTCACGTGGATCATTTACGAGAAAGCAGTACAAATTGGTAGCGAACAG CTGGGGCTTTTAAGACAATTGGAAGGAGCAGACAGTGTACCAATTGAGAGAAATGTGAGGCCTACACAGCGGCATCCACCAGGACATTctgttatatatgttaaacaagTAAAGTCGAAGCTGTGA
- the LOC116766944 gene encoding uncharacterized protein LOC116766944, with the protein MHLFIVFIILISKVSDGRINTRGPTIVKEFVNCVSSLIKKDFQEPGLLIFGISYDSSSIVEKLREQVLKYIHESNNFVIQTVDPSKIAVCKKSDINVPGGFHLDLKENKHVRTANYFVVIANNAEDFFQFASKIIKAKYWNPDAKFIVFLCHLINEDNVKRMVVQEILSYLFKHNVMKVVVGTVKDHKMRKVLIYSWRPYDPPKYCGYDNETNENRLELENICENGILKFEKSVFYNRVPNNMYGCNMYMLALERQPFISRNMNDPNMEKVMVNELLKKTNFSINYQIINAFRGERNESGKWSGALKELVSKKGHVLLGGIFPDFDVHEDFECSLTYLSDSYAWVVPRAYSKPPWIALTITFQEHVWYLTVVGFFICVITWNFFGRISCDTKYNKSLMHCFMNTWISSLGFSSYVRPVQQSLRVFNVFLNIYNILLLTAYQTKLIDVLLNPTFEYQIHTLEELIDSRLNFGGSEELHDLFYNSSDTFDHKIGENWIHINNISKALIDVVVNRNFSVLCSRLELAHLSAVIPELTDDLGQDNYYVFKTNAFTVPIEMIALKGFPFMKNISRTLSIYKQLGLNSMLRRYFTSLNMKKRAKLFKKSGNNKNLKALSMKHLQGGFFILAIGNVAGIVILILEIILNSNYIKYK; encoded by the coding sequence ATGCAtttgtttatagttttcataatTCTAATCTCGAAAGTAAGTGACGGTAGAATAAATACAAGAGGACCAACAATTGTGAAGGAATTTGTAAATTGTGTGAGCtctttgataaaaaaagattttcaagAGCCcggtttattaattttcggAATTTCTTACGACAGCAGTTCCATTGTAGAAAAGTTAAGGGAACAGGTCTTGAAATATATCCACGaatctaataattttgttatacaaacAGTGGATCCATCTAAAATAGCTGTCTGTAAAAAGTCGGACATAAATGTACCAGGTGGTTTTCATTTAGatctaaaagaaaataaacatgtaaGAACAGCAAACTATTTTGTAGTAATAGCCAATAATGCTGAAGACTTCTTTCAATTCGcaagcaaaataattaaagcaaaataCTGGAACCCCGACGCaaaattcattgtatttttgtgTCACCTAATAAATGAAGACAATGTTAAAAGAATGGTTGTTCAAGAAATTTtaagctatttatttaaacataatgtgATGAAAGTAGTAGTAGGCACTGTTAAGGACCATAAGATGCGAAAGGTGTTAATTTATAGCTGGAGACCCTATGACCCTCCGAAGTATTGTGGATACGataatgaaacaaatgaaaatcGTTTGGAGTTGGAAAATATCTGTGAAAATGGCATtctaaaatttgaaaaaagcGTCTTTTACAATAGAGTGCCTAATAATATGTATGGTTGCAATATGTACATGCTTGCTCTGGAAAGACAGCCATTTATCAGTAGAAATATGAATGATCCCAATATGGAGAAGGTAATGGTAaatgaattgttaaaaaaaactaacttttctataaattatcaaataattaatgcgTTTAGAGGGGAAAGAAATGAAAGTGGAAAATGGAGTGGAGCATTGAAAGAACTTGTTTCTAAAAAAGGCCATGTTCTTTTAGGGGGTATATTTCCTGATTTTGATGTACATGAAGATTTTGAGTGTAGTTTAACATATTTGTCGGATTCATACGCATGGGTTGTTCCACGTGCATATTCGAAACCACCTTGGATTGCTCTGACAATTACTTTTCAAGAACACGTGTGGTATTTAACTGTTGtaggattttttatttgtgtaataaCTTGGAATTTTTTTGGCCGTATCAGTTGTGATACGAAGTACAATAAGTCTTTAATGCATTGTTTTATGAATACGTGGATATCTTCATTGGGCTTTTCATCTTACGTCCGACCAGTTCAACAAAGCTTAAGGgtatttaatgtgtttttaaatatctataatattttgcttctAACCGCATACCAGACCAAATTAATTGATGTGTTATTAAATCCGACGTTTGAATATCAAATTCATACATTAGAAGAACTCATTGACAGCCGACTTAACTTTGGTGGTTCTGAAGAACtacatgatttattttataattcaagtgATACTTTTGATCATAAGATTGGTGAAAATTGgattcatattaataacatttcaaagGCATTAATAGATGTAGTGGTCAATAGAAATTTCTCTGTTCTTTGCAGTCGTTTGGAATTAGCACATTTATCTGCAGTCATACCAGAGTTGACAGATGATCTTGGCCAAGATAACTATTATGTATTCAAAACTAATGCATTTACAGTTCCAATAGAAATGATTGCATTAAAAGGTTTtccttttatgaaaaatatttcgcgTACATTGAGTATATACAAGCAATTGGGGCTCAATTCAATGTTGAGAAGATATTTTACATCtttgaatatgaaaaaacgtgccaaactgtttaaaaagtctggtaacaataaaaatctaaaagcaTTATCAATGAAACATTTACAAGggggattttttattttagctaTAGGCAATGTAGCAGGAatagtcattttaattttggaaattatattaaatagtaattatattaagtacaaa
- the LOC116766840 gene encoding tyrosine kinase receptor Cad96Ca isoform X2 — MKIKMLLIIGIIYGCFSTVSPQLPPGFSLPAITHVDRNWFVMSNDPIGSVVTKVYSDRTGTQNVKYGLETFGPPTPFKIDPVSGIVTVNDTLKDKENRTYSLWVTAFDGSSIPQRTEVIASITDKSGFRPNVPRPPPFAIPNYPTVPMPPKFPRPSQSTQLTETQTEKTVLDTTTAMISTTIPLEKEQDNEKRDRIQNEENKKNITKLAVEETSMGTDMPLTVIPLIAIGGLVIIVAGVIIFVWKKNSVNAKIKKDDMASEETTISKEEPRDAWEFPRHRLRIFNIVGEGAFGQVWRAQAIDIDGKKGEQTVAVKTLKENASEKEKADLLQELNVMKNLGTHPNVVRLIACCTDMEPTLVIMEFVSLGKLQQFLRDSRAERHYGNTHGGSQFLTSRDLTHFAFQVARGMDFLSSKGIIHRDLAARNVLINDERTCKVADFGFARDIGGTHVYERKSDGRLPIRWMAPESLYDDIFSVKSDIWSFGVLLWEIVTLGSTPYPGLSAGDVMKKVREGHRLEKPEHCRRELYNIMYYCWEEDPTSRPDFKEVVEMLEKLLCTEMDYIELERFPDHSYYNVQHLDGEKL, encoded by the exons atgaaaattaaaatgcttCTTATCATTGGAATTATATATGGATGTTTTTCAACAG TGTCTCCACAATTACCACCTGGATTCAGTTTACCGGCCATCACTCATGTAGACCGTAATTGGTTTGTCATGTCCAATGACCCCATCGGTTCTGTGGTTACAAAAGTTTATAGTGATCGTACTGGAacacaaaatgtaaaatacgGTTTGGAGACTTTTGGGCCTCCAACTCCTTTTAAAATTGATCCCGTTTCCGGTATAGTTACTGTCAATGATACTTTAAAAGACAAg GAAAACCGAACTTATTCACTATGGGTAACGGCATTCGATGGTTCATCAATACCTCAGCGGACAGAAGTTATAGCCTCTATTACAGATAAATCTGGTTTTCGACCCAATGTACCCCGACCGCCACCCTTTGCTATTCCCAATTATCCTACCGTTCCAATGCCACCAAAATTTCCTAGACCTTCACAAAGTACTCAACTAACAGAGACACAAACTGAAAAAACAGTACTTGACACAACTACGGCAATGATCTCAACAACAATACCATTAGAAAAAGAACAAGATAATGAAAAGAGAGATAGAATACAAAatgaagaaaacaaaaaaaatattactaaactGGCAGTCGAAGAGACTTCGATGGGAACTGATATGCCTTTAACGGTTATACCTCTTATAGCTATTGGTGGATTAGTTATAATTGTCGCTggagtaataatatttgtttggaAAAAGAACAGTGTTAATGCGAAGATAAAAAAGGATGACATG gcaTCTGAAGAGACAACAATCAGCAAAGAAGAGCCTCGGGATGCTTGGGAATTTCCGCGACATCGCCTtaggatatttaatattgtcggCGAAGGTGCCTTTGGTCAAGTATGGAGAGCCCAGGCCATTGATATTGATG GTAAGAAAGGAGAGCAAACGGTGGCTGTGAAAACACTCAAAGAAAATGCATCAGAAAAAGAAAAGGCAGATTTATTACAAGAATTGAATGTGATGAAGAATTTGGGAACACATCCCAATGTCGTTCGTCTCATAGCTTGTTGTACAGATATG GAACCAACCCTTGTGATAATGGAATTTGTGAGTTTGGGTAAGCTTCAACAATTCCTTCGAGATTCTCGCGCTGAGCGTCACTACGGAAATACTCACGGGGGTAGCCAATTTCTGACGTCACGGGATTTAACGCATTTCGCCTTCCAAGTAGCGAGGGGCATGGACTTTTTGAGTTCCAAAGGG ATCATACACAGAGATTTAGCGGCGCGTAACGTACTGATTAACGACGAAAGAACGTGCAAGGTTGCAGACTTTGGTTTCGCTAGAGACATCGGTGGCACCCACGTGTATGAAAGGAAAAGTGATGGACGCTTACCTATTAG ATGGATGGCACCAGAGTCACTGTACGATGATATATTTAGTGTTAAGTCAGATATATGGAGCTTTGGTGTCCTTCTTTGGGAGATTGTGACGCTAGGCTCGACTCCTTATCCTGGTTTGTCCGCAGGGGATGTTATGAAAAaa GTACGAGAAGGTCATCGCTTAGAAAAGCCAGAACATTGTAGAAGagaattatacaatataatgtattactGTTGGGAAGAAGACCCAACATCACGGCCTGACTTCAAAGAGGTTGTTGAAATGTTAGAAAAGTTATTATGTACTGAAATGGACTATATAGAACTTGAAAGATTTCCTGACCACTCCTATTATAATGTTCAACATTTGGATGGAGAAaagttgtaa